One Natrinema longum genomic window carries:
- a CDS encoding PadR family transcriptional regulator, with product MRKSGPPKGLIAYLVLELLEEKPRYGYEILKEIREISGGHWEPSYGSVYPILYKFEEKGWAERIERDDEPDRKYFELTDDGHAELADRRASGSEKARDFADVILGFFHVYAAFSTDDRFEIPDIEGEWRFDETFSRWVVEQVVRHYEHYFDTEFERLEATPDAFYERHGIDPDEE from the coding sequence ATGCGGAAAAGTGGACCGCCGAAAGGACTCATTGCCTATCTCGTCCTCGAACTCCTCGAGGAAAAACCGCGGTACGGCTACGAGATCTTGAAGGAAATTCGCGAGATCAGCGGTGGCCACTGGGAGCCCTCGTACGGCTCGGTCTACCCGATCCTCTACAAGTTCGAGGAGAAGGGGTGGGCCGAACGCATCGAGCGCGACGACGAACCCGATCGGAAGTACTTCGAACTGACCGACGACGGCCACGCGGAACTCGCGGACCGCCGTGCGAGCGGGTCGGAGAAGGCCCGCGACTTCGCCGACGTCATTCTGGGTTTCTTCCACGTCTACGCGGCGTTTTCGACGGACGATCGGTTCGAGATCCCCGACATCGAGGGCGAGTGGCGGTTCGACGAGACGTTCAGCCGGTGGGTCGTCGAACAGGTCGTCCGCCACTACGAACACTACTTCGACACCGAGTTCGAGCGACTCGAGGCGACGCCCGACGCGTTCTACGAGCGCCACGGGATCGATCCGGACGAGGAGTAG